A genome region from Streptomyces xanthophaeus includes the following:
- a CDS encoding TolB family protein, with translation MTLQRRILILVTAVALLAAVGVLAVSRASSRADEKDHARPGGPQVDPGAVSLAPGDGGRRIVFRNMAWGPHRDELATVAAGRPDGARTASGVSCLRFHAAQGTGICLQADRGGVQEGYRAVVLDARLKEVSAHPLGGLPTRARVSPGGHLAAWTVFVGGDSYAGTNFSTRTSVLDLRTGMLDASLEDFTILKDGKPYRSADVNFWGVTFAADERTFYATLATGGRTHLVRGDLGERTVTTLRENVECPSLSPDGTRLVFKKRVPGLPAEAPWRLYALDLASGAETPLAEERSVDDQVVWTDDRTVVYALPGDFGADLYAVPADGSGAPARLMDSALAPAFLG, from the coding sequence ATGACGCTCCAGCGCCGGATCCTGATCCTCGTCACCGCCGTGGCCCTGCTCGCGGCCGTGGGCGTGCTCGCCGTCTCGCGGGCTTCCTCCCGCGCCGACGAGAAGGACCACGCCCGGCCGGGCGGCCCGCAGGTAGATCCGGGCGCGGTCTCGCTGGCGCCGGGCGACGGAGGCCGGCGGATCGTGTTCCGCAACATGGCCTGGGGGCCGCACCGGGACGAGCTCGCCACGGTCGCGGCCGGCCGGCCGGACGGGGCGCGTACCGCGTCCGGGGTGAGCTGTCTGCGCTTCCACGCGGCCCAGGGCACCGGGATCTGCCTCCAGGCGGACCGCGGCGGGGTCCAGGAGGGCTACCGGGCGGTCGTCCTCGACGCCCGCCTGAAGGAGGTCTCCGCACATCCGCTGGGCGGCCTCCCCACCCGGGCCCGGGTCTCGCCGGGCGGGCACCTCGCCGCCTGGACCGTCTTCGTCGGCGGGGACTCGTACGCAGGTACGAATTTCTCGACGCGGACCTCGGTGCTCGACCTGCGCACCGGCATGCTCGACGCCTCGCTGGAAGACTTCACGATCCTGAAGGACGGCAAGCCGTACCGCAGCGCCGACGTCAACTTCTGGGGGGTCACCTTCGCCGCCGACGAGCGGACCTTCTACGCGACCCTCGCCACCGGCGGACGGACCCACCTGGTCCGGGGGGACCTGGGCGAGCGCACCGTGACCACCCTGCGCGAGAACGTGGAGTGCCCGTCGCTGTCACCGGACGGGACCCGGCTGGTCTTCAAGAAGCGCGTGCCGGGCCTGCCGGCCGAGGCGCCGTGGCGGCTGTACGCCCTGGACCTGGCCTCCGGAGCCGAGACGCCGCTCGCCGAGGAGCGCAGCGTGGACGACCAGGTGGTGTGGACCGACGACCGGACCGTCGTCTACGCCCTGCCGGGGGACTTCGGTGCCGACCTGTACGCCGTACCGGCCGACGGGAGCGGCGCTCCCGCCCGGCTCATGGACTCGGCCCTCGCCCCGGCCTTCCTCGGCTGA
- a CDS encoding alpha/beta hydrolase, whose translation MSYAPDGQQYQPYRPEGQIPQPPQGDQYGRPYGQQPPPGRPQQPYGQQDQYGQQPQYAPQDQYGQQPQYGQQGQYQEPEPPRRRSRGRRWLIAGASVLALAGIAALVLNHYEIPPFTDKGSSVSFGQAPAGGGKKSDAPPPNSKMLMPTGPASEFKNTMTLADGTHVAVTTLDGKKSGFKGKVWVWAPKEYNDPKFAKSGFPVMIALPGGAGYPSNYWMGTDLGLQTSISKWYAEGKSKPFILAMPVLNPGPDDKGVYWDGSDIPGQPKMGTWLTEDVPDLMKANFRTVKSRDGWAFMGSSTGGFAGLKAVLKHPDKFKAVIASGPDIVPDSSLWKGHDKEKAENNPELLAKQLIDTKGPEVYLAFQVGDSENNKKTLPDVQKFVATYGNKGPIHAELKVIKGGQHNAKTYVPNMGEGPVQFISKVMEGPVE comes from the coding sequence ATGTCGTACGCACCCGACGGGCAGCAGTACCAGCCGTACCGGCCGGAAGGACAGATACCGCAGCCGCCCCAAGGCGACCAGTACGGCCGGCCGTACGGACAGCAGCCGCCGCCCGGCCGCCCCCAGCAACCGTACGGGCAGCAGGACCAGTATGGGCAGCAGCCTCAGTACGCACCGCAGGACCAGTACGGACAGCAGCCGCAGTACGGGCAGCAGGGCCAGTACCAGGAGCCCGAGCCGCCGCGGCGCAGGTCGCGGGGGCGCCGCTGGCTGATCGCGGGCGCCTCGGTGCTCGCTCTCGCCGGTATAGCCGCGCTCGTGCTGAACCACTACGAGATACCCCCGTTCACCGACAAGGGCTCCTCGGTGTCCTTCGGGCAGGCGCCCGCCGGTGGCGGCAAGAAGAGCGACGCTCCGCCGCCGAACTCCAAGATGCTCATGCCGACCGGGCCGGCCTCCGAGTTCAAGAACACGATGACCCTCGCCGACGGCACGCACGTGGCCGTCACCACGCTGGACGGCAAGAAGTCCGGCTTCAAGGGCAAGGTCTGGGTCTGGGCCCCCAAGGAGTACAACGACCCGAAGTTCGCCAAGAGCGGCTTCCCGGTCATGATCGCCCTGCCGGGCGGCGCCGGCTACCCGAGCAACTACTGGATGGGTACCGACCTCGGCCTCCAGACCAGCATCAGCAAGTGGTACGCGGAGGGCAAGAGCAAGCCCTTCATCCTGGCCATGCCGGTCCTCAACCCGGGGCCGGACGACAAGGGCGTCTACTGGGACGGCTCCGACATCCCCGGCCAGCCCAAGATGGGCACCTGGCTGACCGAGGACGTCCCGGACCTGATGAAGGCCAACTTCCGCACCGTCAAGTCCCGTGACGGCTGGGCGTTCATGGGATCCTCCACCGGTGGTTTCGCGGGTCTGAAGGCCGTGCTGAAGCACCCGGACAAGTTCAAGGCCGTGATCGCCTCCGGCCCGGACATCGTCCCGGACTCCTCCCTGTGGAAGGGCCACGACAAGGAGAAGGCCGAGAACAACCCGGAGCTGCTGGCGAAGCAGCTCATCGACACCAAGGGTCCTGAGGTCTACCTCGCCTTCCAGGTCGGCGACAGCGAGAACAACAAGAAGACGCTGCCCGACGTGCAGAAGTTCGTCGCCACCTACGGCAACAAGGGCCCCATCCACGCCGAGTTGAAGGTCATCAAGGGCGGTCAGCACAACGCCAAGACCTATGTGCCCAACATGGGCGAGGGTCCGGTCCAGTTCATCAGCAAGGTCATGGAAGGGCCCGTCGAGTAA
- a CDS encoding tyrosinase family protein, with translation MHTRQNQKNLTSAQKKRFTAAVLELKRDGAYDALVRTHDKYFVPDRDRKLRVGHMSPSFFPWHRRYLLEFERQLQEIDPGVSVPYWDWTTDNSPVSSLWADDFLGGTGRASDRKVMTGPFAYDTGNWTVTVGITESAFLTRNLGRPQNPITLPTAAELQWAIDDPTYDVSPWDSTATAGGFRNKLEGWSAPRSERWRNHNKVHQWIGGHMTGGTAPNDPAFWLHHAFVDLVWDRWQQKHPGSGYLPAAPLAVGDLQRGRVIALDEPMPPWNITPREMSGHQGLYRYE, from the coding sequence TTGCACACCCGGCAGAACCAGAAGAACCTCACCAGCGCCCAGAAGAAGCGGTTCACGGCGGCGGTGCTGGAGCTCAAGCGCGACGGCGCCTACGACGCCCTCGTGCGCACCCATGACAAGTACTTCGTGCCCGACCGCGACCGCAAGCTGCGCGTCGGGCACATGTCCCCGTCCTTCTTCCCGTGGCACCGGCGCTACCTGCTGGAGTTCGAGCGCCAGCTGCAGGAGATCGACCCGGGCGTGAGCGTCCCGTACTGGGACTGGACCACCGACAACAGCCCGGTCTCCTCCCTCTGGGCCGACGACTTCCTCGGCGGCACCGGCCGGGCGAGCGACCGCAAGGTGATGACCGGGCCGTTCGCCTACGACACGGGCAACTGGACGGTGACCGTGGGCATCACCGAGTCCGCCTTCCTCACCCGCAACCTCGGCCGGCCGCAGAATCCGATCACCCTGCCCACCGCGGCCGAACTCCAGTGGGCGATCGACGACCCGACGTACGACGTCTCCCCCTGGGACTCCACGGCCACGGCCGGCGGCTTCCGCAACAAGCTGGAGGGCTGGTCGGCACCCAGGAGCGAGCGCTGGCGCAACCACAACAAGGTCCACCAGTGGATCGGCGGCCACATGACCGGCGGTACGGCGCCCAACGACCCGGCGTTCTGGCTGCACCACGCCTTCGTCGACCTGGTCTGGGACCGCTGGCAGCAGAAGCACCCCGGTTCCGGCTACCTGCCCGCCGCCCCGCTCGCCGTCGGCGACCTCCAGCGCGGCCGGGTGATCGCCCTCGACGAGCCGATGCCGCCGTGGAACATCACCCCGCGCGAGATGTCCGGCCACCAGGGCCTGTACCGCTACGAATGA
- a CDS encoding VOC family protein: protein MLRGFATINFWADDLEAAKAWYSELLGIAPYFERPGYAEFRIGDYQHELGIVDRRHAPPGAAKDPGGAVAYWAVDDLPAVHARLLDLGATEYQPVTAHGDGGFVTAAVTDPFGNVLGIMLNPHYLEVLEGATPDPA, encoded by the coding sequence ATGCTGCGAGGGTTTGCGACGATCAACTTCTGGGCCGACGACCTGGAGGCCGCGAAGGCCTGGTACTCCGAGCTCCTCGGGATCGCCCCGTACTTCGAGCGGCCCGGTTACGCCGAGTTCCGGATCGGCGACTACCAGCACGAGCTGGGCATCGTCGACCGCCGCCACGCCCCGCCGGGCGCGGCGAAGGACCCGGGCGGCGCGGTGGCCTACTGGGCCGTCGACGATCTCCCCGCGGTCCACGCGCGGCTCCTGGACCTGGGGGCGACGGAGTACCAGCCGGTGACCGCCCACGGAGACGGCGGCTTCGTCACCGCGGCCGTCACCGACCCCTTCGGAAATGTGCTGGGCATCATGCTCAACCCGCACTACCTGGAGGTCCTCGAAGGGGCTACCCCGGACCCGGCCTGA
- a CDS encoding tyrosinase family oxidase copper chaperone — translation MSAASPAAPLTRRAVLRTVFTATVLAGTAAALAPVLRARRPRQTLTPAPLAEEETYRGRHIAVDVAGVRIDGRPLHVMRRADGSYLSGINHFQSYATPLELARAAVDELGTAQLAFAAPHHG, via the coding sequence ATGTCCGCAGCATCGCCCGCCGCACCACTGACCCGCCGCGCGGTCCTGCGTACGGTCTTCACCGCGACCGTGCTCGCCGGCACGGCCGCGGCCCTGGCCCCCGTACTGCGCGCCCGCCGTCCCCGGCAGACCCTCACCCCGGCGCCGCTCGCCGAGGAGGAGACCTACCGCGGCCGGCACATCGCCGTCGACGTCGCCGGGGTCCGGATCGACGGCCGCCCCCTGCACGTCATGCGCCGGGCCGACGGCAGCTACCTCAGCGGGATCAACCACTTCCAGTCCTACGCCACGCCACTGGAACTGGCCCGGGCCGCCGTCGACGAGCTGGGCACCGCCCAGCTCGCCTTCGCGGCCCCGCACCACGGCTGA
- a CDS encoding carboxylesterase/lipase family protein, which produces MSAEGAADGRRRPRVKAAAGVVEGRTGPGGTAVFLGIPYAAPPVGALRFAAPAPPAAWDGVRDAAAYGPTAPKVPYPDTFAALLPDPVIPGDDCLNVNVWTPDPAPAARLPVMVWIHGGAHTRGSSAVPVYDGSAFARDGVVLVSFNFRLGVLGYGLFPDAPANRGLLDQIAALEWVRDNIGAFGGDPDRVTVFGESAGAISVGALLAVPRAAGLFTRAVLQSGPPEVLPRPRVRAMVRRMASLLKVDATAAAFTATALPDLLAAQAAVLRRSGPLVGGPAFGLVTDRDTVPADPLDTLCARAASAEVPLLLGWTRDEYRLWLAPTGGMRLLDRLGPLAVALARARSGKDRAAVRALRAALPAAGPAELAGQLLTDRLLRDPLRRLAGARRGAPSFLYEFAWPSGVPGLGSCHALELGFVFDTLAVPEAAWLAGPHTPQALADEMHAAWVRFAVTGDPGWAAWNGDGPPKVFGGPELDGAGEPVVTRRALP; this is translated from the coding sequence ATGAGCGCAGAGGGCGCGGCCGACGGCCGCCGCCGCCCGCGGGTCAAGGCCGCGGCCGGCGTCGTCGAGGGCCGGACCGGGCCCGGGGGGACCGCCGTCTTCCTGGGCATCCCGTACGCGGCCCCGCCCGTCGGAGCCCTGCGCTTCGCGGCGCCCGCACCCCCGGCCGCCTGGGACGGCGTACGCGATGCCGCCGCCTACGGGCCGACCGCGCCCAAGGTGCCGTACCCGGACACGTTCGCCGCCCTGCTCCCCGACCCGGTGATCCCCGGGGACGACTGCCTGAACGTGAACGTGTGGACCCCCGACCCGGCGCCGGCGGCCCGGCTGCCCGTCATGGTCTGGATCCACGGCGGGGCCCACACCCGCGGCTCCTCGGCCGTCCCCGTGTACGACGGCTCCGCCTTCGCCCGCGACGGGGTCGTGCTGGTCTCCTTCAACTTCCGCCTCGGCGTCCTCGGTTACGGACTCTTCCCCGACGCCCCCGCCAACCGGGGCCTGCTGGACCAGATCGCCGCCCTGGAATGGGTCCGCGACAACATCGGGGCCTTCGGAGGGGACCCCGACCGGGTCACCGTCTTCGGTGAATCCGCCGGGGCCATCAGCGTCGGCGCCCTCCTGGCCGTTCCGCGCGCCGCCGGGCTCTTCACCCGGGCCGTCCTGCAGAGCGGACCCCCCGAGGTCCTGCCGCGCCCCAGGGTCCGCGCCATGGTCCGGCGGATGGCCTCGCTGCTCAAGGTGGACGCCACCGCCGCGGCCTTCACCGCCACCGCGCTGCCGGACCTGCTCGCCGCCCAGGCGGCCGTCCTGCGCCGATCCGGCCCGCTCGTCGGCGGACCCGCCTTCGGCCTGGTCACCGACCGGGACACGGTCCCGGCCGACCCCCTCGACACCCTCTGCGCCCGGGCCGCCTCCGCCGAGGTGCCGCTGCTCCTCGGCTGGACCCGTGACGAGTACCGGCTGTGGCTCGCCCCCACCGGCGGGATGCGGCTGCTGGACCGGCTCGGCCCGCTCGCCGTGGCGCTGGCCCGCGCCCGCTCCGGCAAGGACCGGGCGGCGGTACGGGCGCTGCGCGCCGCGCTGCCCGCGGCGGGCCCCGCCGAACTCGCCGGACAGCTGCTCACCGACCGGCTGCTGCGTGACCCGCTGCGCAGGCTCGCCGGGGCGCGGCGGGGGGCGCCGAGCTTCCTGTACGAGTTCGCCTGGCCCTCCGGCGTTCCCGGCCTCGGCTCCTGCCACGCCCTGGAGCTGGGCTTCGTGTTCGACACGCTCGCGGTACCGGAGGCCGCCTGGCTGGCCGGGCCGCACACCCCGCAGGCGCTGGCGGACGAGATGCACGCGGCCTGGGTGCGGTTCGCGGTGACGGGCGATCCGGGCTGGGCGGCCTGGAACGGCGACGGCCCGCCGAAGGTGTTCGGCGGGCCGGAGCTCGATGGTGCGGGGGAGCCGGTCGTTACTCGACGGGCCCTTCCATGA
- a CDS encoding chaplin: protein MSRIAKAFAITAVTGSAVVAGAGLAVADAGAHGAAVGSPGVLSGNLLQVPVHVPVNVCGNTVNVIALLNPAFGNTCVNASGGGDHHTEGGDYGH, encoded by the coding sequence ATGTCGCGTATCGCGAAGGCATTCGCCATCACCGCTGTCACCGGCAGCGCCGTGGTCGCCGGTGCGGGTCTGGCAGTCGCCGATGCCGGAGCGCACGGTGCGGCGGTCGGCTCCCCCGGTGTCCTGTCGGGCAACCTGCTCCAGGTTCCGGTGCACGTCCCGGTCAACGTCTGCGGCAACACCGTGAACGTGATCGCCCTGCTGAACCCGGCGTTCGGCAACACCTGCGTCAACGCCTCCGGCGGCGGCGACCACCACACCGAGGGTGGCGACTACGGCCACTGA
- a CDS encoding GNAT family N-acetyltransferase, which yields MPVPVHLAGRTVRLEPLAPHHTEALAVAGAEDRTTYAFTPVPHGVQASHEYIERALADQAAGRSLPFAVVRATDGRVVGSTRFLELDYWQGPLIWPAVPGVPFGDPATAIPDAAEIGNTWLSPGAQGTGINTEAKLLMLRHAFETWGVRRISLRADARNGRSRAAMERLGFTCEGVRRAHSRGLDGAVRSTAFYSILDEEWPTVRSIIELRLSAGAQRKRRRKTLIPA from the coding sequence GTGCCCGTACCCGTACACCTCGCGGGCCGCACCGTGCGGCTCGAGCCCCTCGCCCCCCACCACACCGAGGCTCTGGCCGTGGCCGGGGCCGAGGATCGTACGACTTACGCCTTCACTCCCGTGCCCCACGGTGTGCAGGCGTCACACGAGTACATCGAACGTGCCCTCGCCGATCAGGCAGCGGGTCGATCGCTCCCGTTCGCGGTGGTCAGAGCCACCGACGGGCGGGTCGTCGGTTCGACCCGGTTCCTGGAACTCGACTACTGGCAGGGGCCTCTGATCTGGCCCGCCGTGCCAGGAGTCCCGTTCGGCGATCCGGCGACGGCGATCCCCGATGCCGCCGAGATCGGCAATACCTGGCTGTCCCCGGGCGCCCAGGGAACCGGCATCAACACCGAGGCGAAGCTGCTCATGCTCCGCCATGCCTTCGAGACCTGGGGGGTACGGCGTATCTCGCTGCGCGCTGATGCGCGCAACGGCCGTTCGAGAGCCGCCATGGAACGTCTGGGCTTCACCTGCGAGGGGGTCCGCCGGGCCCATTCGCGGGGACTGGACGGCGCCGTCCGCAGTACCGCCTTCTACTCGATCCTCGACGAGGAGTGGCCGACCGTGCGGTCGATCATCGAGCTGAGGCTGTCGGCGGGCGCGCAGCGCAAGCGGCGCCGCAAGACCCTGATCCCCGCGTAA
- a CDS encoding GNAT family N-acetyltransferase — MRATITALSATGLRAHRDELAALLLAVVDGGSSLGFLAGLDHQGAAAWWDSLLPAVEDGSLALWVSRTGGDGRIDGTVSWYRETKPNGRHRAELRKLMVHPAARGRGTARALLAEAESAASRAGVVLLFLDTETGSGAERVYRSAGWTEAGTIPDYATDPAGRLHPTTLFYKQLRGAHG; from the coding sequence ATGAGGGCCACCATCACCGCGCTCTCCGCCACCGGCCTCCGCGCCCACCGCGACGAACTCGCCGCCCTGCTGCTCGCCGTGGTCGACGGCGGATCGTCCCTCGGCTTCCTCGCCGGCCTCGACCACCAGGGAGCCGCCGCCTGGTGGGACTCCCTGCTGCCCGCCGTCGAGGACGGCTCCCTCGCGCTGTGGGTCTCCCGCACCGGCGGCGACGGCAGGATCGACGGCACCGTCAGCTGGTACCGGGAGACCAAGCCGAACGGCCGCCACCGCGCCGAGCTGCGCAAACTCATGGTCCACCCGGCCGCCCGCGGCCGGGGCACCGCCCGGGCCCTGCTCGCCGAGGCCGAGTCGGCCGCCTCCCGGGCCGGGGTCGTGCTGCTGTTCCTGGACACCGAGACGGGCAGCGGAGCCGAGCGGGTCTACCGCTCCGCGGGCTGGACGGAGGCCGGCACCATCCCCGACTACGCCACCGACCCGGCGGGCCGGCTCCACCCCACGACCCTCTTCTACAAGCAGCTCCGCGGCGCCCACGGGTGA